From Zhongshania aliphaticivorans, one genomic window encodes:
- the glyQ gene encoding glycine--tRNA ligase subunit alpha, producing MSKADVSTFQGLILALQQYWAEHGCVLLQPLDMEVGAGTFHPATFLRAIGPETWNAAYVQPCRRPTDGRYGTNPNRLQHYYQFQVIMKPSPANIQDLYLDSLKMLGIDPQVHDIRFVEDNWESPTLGAWGLGWEVWLNGMEVTQFTYFQQVGGLECYPVSGEITYGLERIAMYLQGVDSIYDLVWTKGPAGDVTYGDVFHQNEVEMSHFNFEEADVEQLFAQFDHCEAESQRLIEKGLPLPAYEMVMKASHAFNLLDARHAISVTERQRFILRVRSLARAVAQAYFDARQKLGFPLAPAHLRDEVLAAAEEKK from the coding sequence GTGAGCAAGGCAGACGTCAGCACCTTTCAAGGGCTAATCTTGGCATTGCAACAATACTGGGCCGAGCATGGCTGCGTGTTATTACAGCCGCTGGACATGGAAGTTGGTGCGGGCACCTTTCATCCCGCCACCTTTTTACGCGCTATTGGTCCAGAAACATGGAATGCCGCCTATGTTCAGCCCTGTCGTCGTCCCACAGACGGCCGCTACGGCACCAACCCCAATCGCCTGCAGCACTATTATCAGTTTCAGGTGATTATGAAGCCCTCGCCAGCCAATATTCAGGATTTGTATTTAGACTCTCTGAAAATGCTCGGCATAGACCCCCAAGTGCACGATATCCGCTTTGTTGAAGACAACTGGGAATCGCCAACCCTCGGTGCCTGGGGCTTGGGTTGGGAAGTGTGGCTAAACGGCATGGAAGTCACCCAGTTCACCTATTTCCAACAAGTTGGCGGTCTAGAGTGCTATCCGGTCAGCGGCGAGATCACCTATGGCCTAGAGCGCATTGCTATGTACCTGCAGGGCGTGGACAGTATTTACGACTTGGTGTGGACCAAAGGGCCTGCTGGGGACGTGACCTACGGTGATGTTTTCCACCAGAACGAAGTAGAGATGTCGCACTTTAATTTTGAAGAGGCCGATGTAGAACAGTTGTTTGCGCAATTTGACCACTGTGAAGCCGAAAGTCAGCGCCTGATAGAAAAAGGGCTGCCCTTACCGGCATATGAAATGGTGATGAAAGCTTCCCATGCCTTTAACCTCTTAGATGCCCGCCATGCAATTTCTGTTACCGAGCGCCAGCGTTTCATCCTAAGAGTGCGAAGCTTAGCCCGCGCCGTTGCCCAAGCTTATTTTGATGCCCGTCAAAAACTCGGTTTTCCGCTTGCCCCGGCGCATCTTCGCGACGAAGTTCTAGCTGCAGCCGAGGAGAAGAAATAA
- a CDS encoding lysophospholipid acyltransferase family protein, with the protein MTLLANALCAIRSALFFFGLGLVTIFISLSGILFTWFLPFHIRGRYFVLGNAAIIFLLKVCCGVKTEVHGKLPTDRPFVAMAKHQSQWETFYLQWSLFPVATVVKLELLSIPFFGWALRFMNAIGIDRSNPRSAMRELNAKGLSRLRNNYSLLIFPEGTRTLPGVRGHYARSGASIAIAAGVPVLPIAHNGGLVWPTKSLLIRPGTVSLVIGDAIPSTGRESRELTLEVENWIEDQCAKMPQQRQP; encoded by the coding sequence ATGACGCTTTTAGCAAATGCACTCTGCGCAATACGTTCAGCGCTATTCTTTTTTGGCTTAGGCTTAGTCACTATTTTTATAAGCCTGAGCGGCATACTTTTTACGTGGTTTTTGCCCTTCCACATACGCGGTCGCTATTTTGTTTTGGGAAATGCCGCCATTATCTTTTTGCTGAAAGTCTGCTGCGGTGTAAAAACCGAAGTGCACGGCAAATTGCCAACAGATCGACCCTTTGTCGCAATGGCCAAACACCAAAGCCAGTGGGAAACGTTTTACCTGCAGTGGAGCCTATTCCCAGTCGCTACCGTGGTGAAGCTCGAACTCTTAAGCATCCCCTTTTTTGGTTGGGCACTGCGCTTTATGAATGCCATCGGTATAGATCGCAGCAATCCGCGCTCCGCTATGCGGGAACTCAACGCCAAGGGTTTAAGTCGCCTAAGAAACAATTATAGCCTGCTAATTTTTCCTGAAGGCACCCGCACCTTGCCCGGCGTTCGTGGCCACTACGCCCGCAGTGGTGCCAGCATTGCTATTGCAGCTGGAGTACCGGTTTTGCCGATCGCGCATAACGGTGGCCTGGTTTGGCCTACTAAAAGCCTGTTAATTCGGCCGGGAACAGTAAGCCTAGTGATTGGCGACGCAATTCCCAGTACCGGTCGGGAAAGCCGCGAACTCACCCTAGAAGTAGAAAACTGGATTGAGGACCAATGCGCAAAAATGCCGCAACAACGACAGCCTTAA
- the glyS gene encoding glycine--tRNA ligase subunit beta — translation MSARDLLIEIGTEELPPKALKTLSAAFSESISAQLAGKELSFTHLKSFATPRRLAVLISDLAERAPDREIEIWGPPAKVAFDSAGKPTNAAMAFAKKNQLNSDELQSHIANDGKQDKLCYRSRVSGAMSKDIIGELINTALAGLPIAKRMRWGASRAEFVRPIHWLCIVYGDEAISETIFDLHADRFSRGHRFHCNETLSINNAADYETLLREQGKVIADYDVRQQDIRQQVIALGESLGGSAVIDPKLLDEVTSLVEWPVALAGSFEDRFLKVPPEALISSMKEHQKYFHVVNSNGDLMPNFITVANIESRDPQKVIDGNERVIRPRLSDAAFFFETDCKISLESRRERLRNIVFQAKLGTIFDKTERVAALSAAIAKLLNTDPSNAVRAATLCKSDLVTEMVLEFDDLQGIAGYYYARNDGEADDVALAMNEQYMPRFAGDTLPTTLTGTIVALADRLDTICGIFGIGQIPTGSKDPFALRRASLGVLRLITENQLDLDLKQLIDLAIAQHQTINAGDKLSATVLSYILERLKAGYEDNGITAEVFMAVSAKQLSKPLDIDQRVNAVQAFTKLPEAAALAAANKRVSNILAKAEGQLPGQIDTSLLVEAAEQILAQQLNEQHAIVAPLFAAARFEEGLKSLAGLQTAVDDFFDKVMVNAEDPALKNNRLALLTQLQGLFLEVADISQLVASK, via the coding sequence ATGAGCGCACGCGATCTATTAATCGAAATTGGTACCGAAGAGCTGCCGCCGAAAGCCTTAAAGACCTTGTCCGCTGCGTTCAGCGAAAGCATTTCCGCGCAGCTCGCCGGTAAAGAATTAAGCTTTACACATTTAAAAAGTTTCGCCACACCACGTCGCTTGGCCGTGCTAATTAGCGACTTGGCAGAGCGCGCGCCAGACCGAGAAATTGAGATTTGGGGCCCACCGGCGAAAGTCGCCTTTGACTCAGCCGGCAAGCCAACCAATGCCGCAATGGCCTTCGCCAAGAAGAACCAGCTAAACAGTGATGAGCTACAGAGTCACATTGCCAACGATGGTAAACAGGATAAGCTTTGCTATCGCAGTCGCGTTAGCGGCGCCATGAGTAAAGATATTATTGGCGAACTCATCAACACCGCGCTGGCGGGCCTGCCTATTGCAAAGCGCATGCGCTGGGGTGCTTCACGTGCCGAGTTTGTTAGGCCAATCCACTGGCTGTGTATTGTTTACGGTGACGAGGCTATCTCGGAAACTATTTTTGACTTGCACGCCGACAGATTCAGCCGTGGCCATCGCTTTCATTGCAACGAAACCTTAAGTATCAACAATGCCGCCGACTACGAAACGCTTTTGCGCGAGCAGGGTAAAGTCATAGCGGATTACGATGTTCGTCAACAAGACATCCGCCAACAAGTCATTGCTTTAGGTGAGAGCTTAGGCGGTAGCGCCGTCATCGACCCAAAACTCTTAGATGAAGTCACCTCTTTGGTTGAATGGCCAGTGGCCCTAGCCGGAAGCTTTGAAGATCGCTTTTTGAAAGTGCCACCTGAAGCACTTATCTCATCGATGAAAGAGCACCAGAAATATTTTCACGTTGTAAATTCTAACGGCGATCTTATGCCGAATTTTATAACTGTGGCGAATATTGAAAGCCGCGACCCGCAGAAGGTTATTGACGGCAACGAACGTGTTATACGTCCCCGTCTAAGCGACGCCGCATTCTTCTTTGAAACAGATTGTAAAATCAGTCTTGAAAGCCGTCGCGAGCGTCTGCGCAATATTGTTTTTCAAGCAAAGCTCGGTACGATCTTTGATAAAACTGAACGTGTCGCCGCATTAAGCGCAGCAATAGCCAAACTCCTTAACACAGATCCCAGTAACGCGGTGCGGGCAGCCACGCTGTGCAAGAGTGATCTTGTCACCGAGATGGTACTTGAATTCGACGACCTGCAGGGCATCGCCGGCTACTACTACGCACGGAACGACGGTGAAGCCGACGACGTTGCCCTAGCAATGAACGAGCAGTATATGCCTCGCTTTGCTGGCGACACCTTACCAACAACGCTCACCGGTACTATTGTAGCCCTCGCCGACCGGCTCGATACCATCTGCGGTATTTTTGGTATTGGTCAAATTCCCACGGGCTCCAAAGATCCCTTTGCACTGCGACGCGCGTCTCTCGGTGTCTTAAGGCTGATTACTGAAAACCAACTCGATCTCGATTTGAAACAATTAATCGATCTCGCCATTGCGCAGCACCAAACGATTAACGCGGGCGATAAGCTCAGCGCTACTGTGCTCAGTTATATTCTCGAGCGCTTAAAAGCGGGCTATGAAGACAATGGTATCACCGCCGAAGTGTTTATGGCGGTCAGCGCAAAGCAACTGAGCAAGCCTCTGGATATTGATCAGCGTGTTAATGCGGTGCAGGCCTTCACCAAACTACCCGAGGCCGCTGCCCTTGCCGCCGCCAACAAACGCGTGTCCAATATATTGGCCAAGGCGGAAGGGCAGTTACCTGGGCAGATCGACACCAGTTTATTGGTGGAGGCGGCCGAGCAAATTCTCGCTCAGCAACTTAATGAGCAGCATGCCATTGTGGCACCGCTATTCGCTGCCGCACGCTTTGAAGAGGGCCTGAAGTCCCTCGCTGGCTTGCAAACCGCCGTCGATGACTTTTTTGACAAAGTAATGGTGAACGCGGAGGACCCCGCCTTAAAAAATAATCGCTTAGCGTTGCTTACGCAGCTACAGGGCTTATTTCTAGAGGTAGCGGATATATCCCAGTTAGTCGCCAGTAAGTAA